In Persicimonas caeni, a single window of DNA contains:
- the msrB gene encoding peptide-methionine (R)-S-oxide reductase MsrB: MPDKKADPDLKLTEEQWKERLSDEEYEILRESGTEPAFTGELLKIKKQGVYVCGGCGEPLFSSETKFKSGTGWPSFYDAVEDGTVGLAKDNKYGMQRVEVYCTNCGGHLGHVFNDGPAPTGLRYCINSAALEFVEGDVEEGQSGEAATDE; this comes from the coding sequence GTGCCCGACAAGAAGGCCGACCCCGACCTGAAGCTGACCGAAGAGCAGTGGAAGGAGCGCCTGTCGGACGAGGAGTACGAGATCCTGCGCGAGAGCGGCACCGAGCCGGCGTTTACCGGCGAGTTGCTCAAAATCAAGAAGCAGGGCGTGTACGTGTGCGGTGGCTGCGGCGAGCCGTTGTTCTCGTCCGAGACCAAGTTCAAGTCAGGCACGGGCTGGCCGAGCTTCTACGACGCCGTCGAAGACGGCACGGTGGGGTTGGCCAAGGACAACAAGTACGGCATGCAGCGCGTCGAGGTCTACTGCACCAACTGCGGTGGCCACCTCGGCCACGTCTTCAACGACGGCCCGGCGCCGACCGGCCTTCGCTACTGCATCAACTCGGCCGCGCTCGAGTTCGTGGAGGGTGATGTCGAGGAAGGTCAGTCCGGCGAAGCCGCCACCGACGAATAA